From a region of the Solanum stenotomum isolate F172 chromosome 2, ASM1918654v1, whole genome shotgun sequence genome:
- the LOC125855981 gene encoding uncharacterized protein LOC125855981 gives MASSNSALSVAQPLIPVFKGESYEFWSIRMKSILKSQDLWDLVESGFVDPNEENKLRGNKQKIAKALVFIQQDVHDSVFSRIATVTTSKQAWTIHKKEFQGDSKVIVVRLQSLQHNFEILMMKSGESIACFSSRATTIVSQMQSFGEKVTDQIIVENVLRSLTPKFDHVVAAIEESKDLSVFSFDELMGSLQAREMRIKQSTEKNEDKAFQVEDSATKYGENNGPGRGRRGFCGGRGRGYRRGRGRNDGQRKSNDYRKQGKDYLFMACIDIDHKPNDYWFVDGGCSNHMTGVKSLFHELDEKLIKKVHLGNTKELLVEGKGMTKSLGGSRYFLLFNDDYSRMSLVYFLENKSETFEKFQMFKALVENQSSCTITVLLTYRGREFVSNKFNLFSQKNGIHKELTTPYTPEQNGFAEWKNRTVVKMARSMLQAKELANQFWADSVAASVYC, from the exons ATGGCAAGTAGCAATAGTGCATTGAGTGTGGCACAACCACTCATTCCTGTCTTCAAGGGAGAAAGCTACGAATTCTGGAGTATCCGTATGAAAAGTATACTCAAATCTCAAGATCTTTGGGACCTGGTAGAAAGTGGATTTGTAGATCCCAACGAAGAAAACAAACTGCGAGGCAACAAGCAAAAAATTGCTAAAGCGTTGGTATTTATTCAGCAGGATGTTCATGATAGTGTTTTTTCACGGATAGCAACAGTAACCACATCCAAACAAGCCTGGACGATTCACAAGAAAGAGTTTCAAGGCGATTCAAAAGTCATTGTGGTGAGACTGCAATCACttcaacataattttgaaatctTGATGATGAAAAGTGGAGAATCCATTGCTTGTTTTTCGTCAAGAGCAACGACAATTGTCAGTCAAATGCAATCCTTCGGAGAAAAGGTAACTGATCAGATCATTGTGGAAAATGTATTGCGAAGCCTAACTCCAAAATTCGATCACGTAGTTGCTGCGATAGAAGAATCCAAGGATCTATCCGTCTTTTCCTTTGATGAACTCATGGGATCTCTTCAAGCTCGTGAGATGAGAATTAAACAATCCACAGAAAAGAATGAAGATAAGGCATTCCAAGTTGAAGATTCAGCCACCAAATATGGAGAAAATAATGGTCCAGGTCGAGGAAGACGAGGATTTTGCGGTGGTCGAGGTCGTGGTTATAGAAGGGGCAGAGGAAGGAATGATGGACAAAGGAAGTCCAATGA CTACAGAAAACAAGGAAAAGATTATCTTTTTATGGCTTGCATTGATATAGACCATAAGCCAAATGATTATTGGTTTGTAGACGGTGGTTGTTCAAATCATATGACAGGTGTCAAATCTTTGTTCCATGAGCTTGACGAGAAGCTAATTAAAAAGGTGCATCTTGGAAATACAAAAGAGTTACTAGTTGAAGGAAAAGGCATG ACTAAGTCCTTAGGTGGAAGTCGTTATTTCTTGTTGTTTAATGACGATTATAGTCGCATGAGTTTGGTGTATTTTCTGGAAAACAAGTCAGAAACTTTTGAAAAGTTTCAGATGTTTAAAGCTTTGGTAGAGAACCAAAGTAGTTGCACTATCACTGTTCTTCTCACATATAGAGGAAGAGAGTTTGTGTCCAACAAATTCAatttgttttctcaaaaaaatggCATTCATAAGGAGTTAACAACTCCTTATACCCCAGAGCAAAATGGCTTCGCTGAATGGAAGAACCGGACGGTGGTGAAGATGGCAAGGAGCATGTTGCAAGCAAAGGAACTCGCAAATCAGTTTTGGGCAGACTCTGTGGCAGCATCTGTTTATTGCTGA